A portion of the Ricinus communis isolate WT05 ecotype wild-type chromosome 10, ASM1957865v1, whole genome shotgun sequence genome contains these proteins:
- the LOC8258375 gene encoding light-harvesting complex-like protein OHP1, chloroplastic yields MASVSSSLLATKSLTIQPQNQQLLLFKNSAQIRIIPKKPSSLTVRAAKLPPGVELPKVQPKFVAPFLGFTRTAEIWNSRACMIGLIGTFIVELILNKGILQVIGVDVGKGLDLPL; encoded by the exons atggctTCGGTATCTTCTTCTTTGCTTGCAACTAAATCTCTAACCATTCAGCCTCAAAACCAGCAACTGTTACTTTTCAAGAATTCTGctcaaattagaataattcCCAAGAAGCCATCATCCTTAACTGTTCGAGCTGCAAAGCTCCCTCCTGGG GTGGAATTGCCAAAAGTGCAACCAAAATTTGTAGCCCCTTTTCTTGGATTTACTAGGACTGCAGAAATATGGAATTCTAGAGCTTGTATGATTGGCCTCATCGGAACTTTTATTGTCGAGctg ATATTGAATAAAGGCATACTTCAAGTGATTGGAGTGGATGTTGGGAAAGGTCTTGATCTTCCTCTCTGA